Proteins co-encoded in one Xiphophorus couchianus chromosome 16, X_couchianus-1.0, whole genome shotgun sequence genomic window:
- the LOC114160266 gene encoding uncharacterized protein LOC114160266 isoform X1, with protein MVLPGMGKDKPPLPITELLTNSHTVPSISHWLMEFNRKLTHTTKIKIAQIETDYSWALINSVLLAFNKEDISQYLHRAFEIVHEHKVVMKNFTVLHLCSAHIMKAVTQAFGKKTRDRGLKEYASYCFASLLNCNNLQLAMEVFYNMCVLFDAKHCNPLVQTSQAYLNSCISNNKSEKDEDGQHTAEAQHSKSDKSNSIIANSPFTKTFQVLRDQAQVDILSEESEITENHYCCPGIVDVLVKNYMGIIPLWSGMLLGDLTRYKTPTSAATNKTSKSRETNCHVELWFGLVKKNILAKKKYLRPADFITKLYTSLQGRYVEHVMQHGLPDKLLDKTVRVLTKPADDPKEKWNKRESSAGQTKTKSKYFNPPKTLPNPRTSKGTNKQITKADDDDNNKESQLTLLWKKSDTEVVVAVVPSQIKGRSIVIHHSDLCTLRPYQWLTGEIIESLLHVAAHALGVMDTFYILNHYSAGVILFGDRTELPRQSLPKVNFDNYEAVLSFVLVNNNHWKLLYINAEARTVFLIDPAQVSSELVDSQKAAKRIQEYFKMRRTCHGKTDWVGIQWKGGTMRHPIQQDGSSCGVIVVKMAKAWMEAFPLMPDVDFDTTKKAMKSERRTLALQILDASVFDDHCWCAMCAAYKAPGSGPGMTDWIQCDNCDRWYHALCMNMKSTEFQKKKKGSWKCVLCS; from the exons ATGGTTTTGCCAGGGATGGGCAAGGACAAACCTCCTTTGCCCATAACTGAGCTACTGACCAACAGCCATACtgttccttccatttcacactGGTTGATGgaattcaacagaaaactgaCCCACACTACCAAAATCAAAATAGCACAGATAGAAACTGACTACAGCTGGGCTCTCATTAATAGTGTGCTACTAGCCTTTAACAAGGAGGATATTTCACAGTACCTACATAGAGCGTTTGAGATTGTGCATGAACATAAAGTTGTAATGAAAAACTTCACAGTATTGCACTTGTGCTCTGCCCATATTATGAAGGCTGTTACACAAGCTTTTGGGAAAAAGACCCGTGATCGAGGCTTAAAAGAGTATGCAAGCTATTGTTTTGCATCCCTTTTAAACTGCAATAACCTCCAACTTGCCATGGAGGTGTTTTACAACATGTGTGTACTATTTGATGCAAAACATTGCAACCCCTTAGTACAAACAAGTCAAGCATACCTCAACAGCTGTATCTCCAACAACAAGTCAGAGAAAGATGAAGATGGCCAGCATACAGCAGAAGCACAACACAGCAAAAGTGACAAAAGCAACAGCATTATTGCTAACTCACCATTTACAAAGACTTTCCAAGTTTTACGGGACCAAGCTCAGGTTGACATTCTGTCCGAGGAATCAGAGATCACAGAAAATCATTACTGCTGTCCTGGTATAGTTGATGTGCTTGTGAAGAACTACATGGGAATCATCCCACTGTGGAGCGGAATGTTACTTGGCGACTTAACACGGTACAAAACACCCACATCTgctgcaacaaataaaacaagcaaatcaAGAGAAACAAACTGCCATGTGGAGCTGTGGTTTGGCTTGGTAAAAAAGAACAtcttggccaaaaaaaagtacCTCAGACCAGCAGACTTCATCACAAAATTGTATACATCTTTACAAGGTCGGTATGTTGAACATGTTATGCAGCATGGTCTGCCAGACAAACTTCTGGACAAAACTGTCAGAGTTTTGACTAAACCGGCGGATGATCCCAAAGAAAAATGGAACAAGAGGGAAAGTTCTGCTGGTCAGACAAAGACCAAATCCAAGTATTTCAATCCCCCAAAGACATTACCCAATCCCAGAACTTCCAAaggcacaaacaaacaaatcaccaaagctgatgatgatgataataataaagaatCACAG TTAACCTTGCTTTGGAAAAAGAGTGACACAGAAGTTGTAGTAGCAGTTGTTCCGTCACAGATTAAAGGTCGGAGCATTGTGATTCATCATTCTGACTTGTGCACTCTTCGACCATATCAGTGGTTGACAGGGGAG ATCATTGAAAGCCTTCTGCATGTGGCTGCCCATGCATTGGGAGTCATGGACACCTTCTACATCCTGAATCACTACTCAGCTGGTGTGATTTTGTTCGGGGACAGAACTGAGCTTCCTAGACAAAGTTTACCAAAG GTAAACTTTGACAACTATGAAGCAGTTCTGTCATTTGTCCTTGTGAACAACAATCACTGGAAGTTGctg TACATCAATGCAGAAGCCAGAACTGTGTTCCTAATAGATCCTGCACAAGTATCATCTGAGCTTGTGGACTCCCAAAAGGCAGCTAAAAGAATACA AGAATACTTCAAAATGAGAAGGACATGCCATGGAAAAACAGACTGGGTTGGGATCCAATGGAAAGGGGGGACAATGCGCCACCCTATTCAACAAGACGGAAGCAGCTGTGGAGTTATTGTAGTCAAA atggcAAAAGCTTGGATGGAAGCCTTCCCTCTGATGCCAGATGTAGATTTTGACACAACAAAAAAGGcaatgaaaagtgaaagaagaacTCTCGCTCTTCAAATCCTTGATGCATCAG TATTCGATGACCACTGTTGGTGTGCGATGTGCGCTGCATACAAAGCCCCGGGGTCTGGCCCTGGAATGACAGACTGG ATCCAGTGTGACAACTGTGACCGATGGTACCATGCCCTGTGCATGAATATGAAGAGCAcagaatttcaaaagaaaaaaaaaggcagttgGAAATGTGTATTGTGTAGTTAA
- the LOC114160266 gene encoding uncharacterized protein LOC114160266 isoform X2, whose amino-acid sequence MVLPGMGKDKPPLPITELLTNSHTVPSISHWLMEFNRKLTHTTKIKIAQIETDYSWALINSVLLAFNKEDISQYLHRAFEIVHEHKVVMKNFTVLHLCSAHIMKAVTQAFGKKTRDRGLKEYASYCFASLLNCNNLQLAMEVFYNMCVLFDAKHCNPLVQTSQAYLNSCISNNKSEKDEDGQHTAEAQHSKSDKSNSIIANSPFTKTFQVLRDQAQVDILSEESEITENHYCCPGIVDVLVKNYMGIIPLWSGMLLGDLTRYKTPTSAATNKTSKSRETNCHVELWFGLVKKNILAKKKYLRPADFITKLYTSLQGRYVEHVMQHGLPDKLLDKTVRVLTKPADDPKEKWNKRESSAGQTKTKSKYFNPPKTLPNPRTSKGTNKQITKADDDDNNKESQLTLLWKKSDTEVVVAVVPSQIKGRSIVIHHSDLCTLRPYQWLTGEIIESLLHVAAHALGVMDTFYILNHYSAGVILFGDRTELPRQSLPKVNFDNYEAVLSFVLVNNNHWKLLRILQNEKDMPWKNRLGWDPMERGDNAPPYSTRRKQLWSYCSQSKLTSSCFLLYKCGHCVIIIEKSCLSSNTVSMVS is encoded by the exons ATGGTTTTGCCAGGGATGGGCAAGGACAAACCTCCTTTGCCCATAACTGAGCTACTGACCAACAGCCATACtgttccttccatttcacactGGTTGATGgaattcaacagaaaactgaCCCACACTACCAAAATCAAAATAGCACAGATAGAAACTGACTACAGCTGGGCTCTCATTAATAGTGTGCTACTAGCCTTTAACAAGGAGGATATTTCACAGTACCTACATAGAGCGTTTGAGATTGTGCATGAACATAAAGTTGTAATGAAAAACTTCACAGTATTGCACTTGTGCTCTGCCCATATTATGAAGGCTGTTACACAAGCTTTTGGGAAAAAGACCCGTGATCGAGGCTTAAAAGAGTATGCAAGCTATTGTTTTGCATCCCTTTTAAACTGCAATAACCTCCAACTTGCCATGGAGGTGTTTTACAACATGTGTGTACTATTTGATGCAAAACATTGCAACCCCTTAGTACAAACAAGTCAAGCATACCTCAACAGCTGTATCTCCAACAACAAGTCAGAGAAAGATGAAGATGGCCAGCATACAGCAGAAGCACAACACAGCAAAAGTGACAAAAGCAACAGCATTATTGCTAACTCACCATTTACAAAGACTTTCCAAGTTTTACGGGACCAAGCTCAGGTTGACATTCTGTCCGAGGAATCAGAGATCACAGAAAATCATTACTGCTGTCCTGGTATAGTTGATGTGCTTGTGAAGAACTACATGGGAATCATCCCACTGTGGAGCGGAATGTTACTTGGCGACTTAACACGGTACAAAACACCCACATCTgctgcaacaaataaaacaagcaaatcaAGAGAAACAAACTGCCATGTGGAGCTGTGGTTTGGCTTGGTAAAAAAGAACAtcttggccaaaaaaaagtacCTCAGACCAGCAGACTTCATCACAAAATTGTATACATCTTTACAAGGTCGGTATGTTGAACATGTTATGCAGCATGGTCTGCCAGACAAACTTCTGGACAAAACTGTCAGAGTTTTGACTAAACCGGCGGATGATCCCAAAGAAAAATGGAACAAGAGGGAAAGTTCTGCTGGTCAGACAAAGACCAAATCCAAGTATTTCAATCCCCCAAAGACATTACCCAATCCCAGAACTTCCAAaggcacaaacaaacaaatcaccaaagctgatgatgatgataataataaagaatCACAG TTAACCTTGCTTTGGAAAAAGAGTGACACAGAAGTTGTAGTAGCAGTTGTTCCGTCACAGATTAAAGGTCGGAGCATTGTGATTCATCATTCTGACTTGTGCACTCTTCGACCATATCAGTGGTTGACAGGGGAG ATCATTGAAAGCCTTCTGCATGTGGCTGCCCATGCATTGGGAGTCATGGACACCTTCTACATCCTGAATCACTACTCAGCTGGTGTGATTTTGTTCGGGGACAGAACTGAGCTTCCTAGACAAAGTTTACCAAAG GTAAACTTTGACAACTATGAAGCAGTTCTGTCATTTGTCCTTGTGAACAACAATCACTGGAAGTTGctg AGAATACTTCAAAATGAGAAGGACATGCCATGGAAAAACAGACTGGGTTGGGATCCAATGGAAAGGGGGGACAATGCGCCACCCTATTCAACAAGACGGAAGCAGCTGTGGAGTTATTGTAGTCAAAGTAAATTAAcgagttcatgttttttgttatacAAGTGTGGACACTGTGTAATTATTATAGAGAAAAGTTGTCTATCATCAAATACAGTCTCTATGGTTAGTTAA